In Triplophysa dalaica isolate WHDGS20190420 chromosome 19, ASM1584641v1, whole genome shotgun sequence, the sequence TCACCACTCCAGCGAGAAACATGCGCCCATTTTCCTCAGCAGAAGACATCGGACCACCTGAGTCACCCTAAATGCGGAATATACAGTTACCCGTTAGTGAGGGACTTTGGATATGACATGTAACTGAATCTGAAAAAGCAGAGGATTTTTTTTCACCTGACATGCATCAATGCCCCCGCTCAGCACACCGGCACAGATCATCCGTGGCGTTATTCCATCATCCATCAGTCTGCTGCATACAGTGACGTTAATAATACGCACCTCAGCCTTCTGCAAGACTGGTGCAACAGATTCTGCAAAATGGAGAAGACAATTTCTCTGCTTATTAACAATTTTGTAATGTGACATTCAATACAAACCTAAATTTGTCTCTTACATTGGGTTTGCATAGATTTGAGTGAAAAGTAGTACAGTAGTTGACTGTTTTACTGTTAGTGATGTTTGGTAATAAGGAAATAGTCAAAAAATACTCGGTATAAATGGGAaatgcttttataaatattttatacaccttattatatttttaaatgtttaaaaatgacattgtaTGTTATTTCAACTTAGCCCTGGTTTATTTGTCATGTCTCTTACCAATTTCCTCTCTCAGTTTGCCCCAGCCAGTAATCCATACAGCTTTGCCTGTTTGAAAGTCATGTGTGGGTTCTGGTAAGCAGATAGGCCAGACATTCATGTTGAGAGTCACAGGGCTATCCAACTCCATTAGAGCGATGTCATTATCATACGATATGGGATCATACCGAGGGTGAGAGATGATGCGAGTCACACTTTTAAGGGTTGCTTTACTGGTCTCACTCTGAGTATGGAGGCCTAAATACACTTCCCATTGGTCAGGCTCAGAATATCTAGAACgcaagaaataaaacaataacttGAGGTCACGCTAAGAGACATGGAGAAGAGCTGATAAGCTCAAAGAAGATTTTGAAGAAAACTTCAAAAgaagtttgaaaaatgttggtaaccaaacaatgggggtacccattcacttctactgtatggacacaagaccAACGGTACAGCCGTTGTtcggtttccaacattcttcaaaatatcttcttctgtgatggcagaagaaagaaagtcatacaggtttgaaatgacaagatggtgagtaaacagaattttcattttggggtatcctgtccctttaaagataCCCTGTACTGGGTTTGGTATGTTGAAAacttagttcacccaaaaatgaaaatgtcatgtgatgtatATTGGGTTTACCAACCAACTAGACAATTTTGACCATATGTGGTTTTAGCATTGCTGAGATGAGAAGTTACCTGTTTTTTTCATTGTCCTGCACACAGTGAGCAGCAGTAACAAGCCAGCGGTTACTGATAACAGAGGCTCCACACACATGACCTTTTGTCTTTATGTGCAGACTGACCTGCCAGGGCCATTCTCCCTCGTTCGAGTCCTTTCCACCCACAATTCGACTGGACTTATAAGGTTTTATCCCACATTCTACAGTAAAACAGCacatcaaaatgcaaaaaacacattacattttgaatACATATAAATTTCTAATTTACTGCTTAGAAAgtctcttttattttaattatttttctttgttttaaaatttttCATACTctgattttaaatcaatttgatttcattttattgtcattttaaactattGTGTATATATAAGTCATTTGTCAATTCTTTTTTTACTTACAGCACTTTTAATTACCtatgtgtatgaaatgtgctatatacagTAAACCTTGTGCCTTGCCTAATAAATGGTTCTacaatcttaaatcatttgaataaCATTTAGTAGCTGATGTTTTACATCCAAAGCAGGTTCTACTGTAAAGCATTCACAAAGAACCAACTTCACACAACTGTTGTGGAGcagaaactgaaaaatatgatgCGGTCTCTGAGTGACACAATGACCTGCCTATTTGTCAGAAATATAAATAACCTAAGGACGGTCGTATGGACAAAATATTAGTAacagaatgaatgaaaatgcagttttactgaccatattaaatataaattttttgcttttgtgaCACACTGTAAATGCAATACCCTGATTCCAGCAGCTACAGAACAGCTATAGAAATATtgtgcaattaaaaaaaaaactagacaCACAGTGAAGAGTTATTGCAATTTcagaaattgcaaaaaaataagatgATAATCACTTATATGATTTGAGTATGCATTGTTGTATTAATTATATGATTGAAATCTGGAAAGTTTATATTGCAATCATCTGGGGTTTTGTTTTTTGcgtcaatattttttattatgtaatacAAATCGGTGAAGTAGTGCCGCTAATCAGATAATCTAATAAGCTTTTTTGGTTGAGATGTATTGTTTTGACATGGAAAGTTGTTTGGATGATGAAGTTGTTTGTGAAAACCgaaacacataaataaagagTAATTTTGGACTTACTACATTCTGCTTCATCTGAACCATCCTCACAGTCTTTCTCTCCGTCACACATTGGGTTCAGCTTGCTTATGCACTGGTCATTCTTGCACTTGTAAGAGATATCTGAGCAGCGAACAACTATGGCTATAAAATAGAGAGATTATAATAGAGTGATTGCttattttacaatttcataatttacaacgtgacatgatttaatttattatctTGTTCTCAATAAATGAAAGCACTCACATTTTTCACATTGAGACTCATCTGAGCCATCACCACAGTCATTGTAGCCATTGCACTCCTTCTGTGCATAGATGCATTTCCCATTTCGACAGGTAAAATACGTAGCTTTACACTTCCCTGtggacaaaaccaaaaaaaaacattcttaaatcttTGTTTATTACATTGTTCTCTTACTGGTCCTTGACAATGAGTTCCCTTCTTACCACAGTTCTCCTCATCCGTGTTATCTCCACAATCGTTCACCCCATCACAGCTCCAAAAACGAGGCTTGCAGAAGCCGTTCTTGCACTTGATTTGAGTATCATTACATACTGCAAacattaataaagtaattaaCCGCCCTGTATTTGGTTTTACATGATTTCCTGTGAGGAAAGCAAGTTTTGTGGTATAAACTTACAGCAGCCCCTCTCATCGCTCATATCTCCACAGTCATTATATCCATCGCATTGTAGGTTAGTGGACACACATAGGTCATTTTCACACTGGAACTTGCCAGGACAGGCTGTGGAAAGGTGATAGAGTTTTTGGCTGTCGCAGGTTGGATAAGTtgaacattttgtgttaaaaaagaaatacagtTTGACTCACGATCAGCGGGTTCAAAGGCCTCAAATTCTCCAGAAAAGCCCTCGGCCACATGAGACATATCAGAATGAAATTTAACTGTTGCACGGTTTGATTTGATGGAGTACACAGTTTTGGGTGGCTTCTCTCCACATATCCTAAACAATTTATAGAAAAACAGTTCAGTCTTGTAATGATAATATTACGTTTGAATAATGACATAGAAATACGATTAATCAATTTATGTGTATTAACCTAtacagttattttattatttagattatttgttaagattttaaaatatataaagagcAGTAACAATTAAACAGAAATGATACTTTTGTCTGACCTGTATTTTAACTCTAAGTAGTCTGTAGGACAACCAAGTGGTTTCTCTTCAGGGGTATGGATAGAGAACTTGTTGAACTTTAACTTGATATGCTTTCCTTGTGGAACCTGAGAGACAACATATTATTAAAACTTACAAAATGGCACAATAGCACACTGAAGTGTAAGAATAGGGCAATGATTTAAGAGAGTGTAAATGACAGAGAGCAGTGTGTGAATGTTTACCTCAATGTTCCAGACACACTCAATATTAGGTGGGTAGTGAGAAGGAAAGCCAGGTGATGTGAAGGTACCACTAAGAGCAGTTAGTTCGCCACCACACTCTGAagaataaagcaaaacattcaCACACTTCACATTTGTATAAATGACTTAAATGTGCATGTAGTTTGCAATGTTTATACATGCCcctgttttcttttgttaagTTTTAGAATACTTTATAAGcctcatgtatttatttaacagaggGATATTATTCCTCACATCAAAATATTACTCATCATGATGTGTCTTTCCATATTATGACAGTTTGTCCGAGAGACCCATAtcttgtaaatgaaatgaaatgaagggtatttctattaaaataacacaaaatatagTTTTAGCTGGTAAGAAGTATTTATGGCCAGTTGGCACAGGTGGGTTCATTTTAGAACCTGGAGTCTAAATATCTGTGCTCTACCTTTAATTTTTCCTGGGACCTGCGAGTAAAATGCTCTGAAACCCGGGAAGTTTTTCTCCTCATTTGTGACCAATGTGACCAGCATGACATTCCCAGAGGACATGAAAATAAATCGCTCACTGGGTAAACGAATTCCACATATCCTGCATAAACACATTGGTTAGACACCCAGTAATTTCAAACAGTTAATGAAAACATGCATGTATAATGTGACAAGTCCTTCACAATCAGGACTGAGAGCTGGACACTCACTCTGTTATGACTTGTTTTTCTGTAGGGGCCAATGAGTCATACACTTTGATGAAGTCATTACGACAGTCTTTCTCCAGGTTTAGGACATCAAAATCCAGTCTGATCCTGTGCTCTGGGTCGGCCCGAATCTGCCACTCCTTATAAAGATTTGAGGGGTAGGAGGACTCAGGAAAACCTGGAGATCGAAAACTGTCTGTCTGGTTACCATGGGCGTGAAGCAACCTCTCAGTCGAACCTGAAAAAAAAGGCAAGTTCAGTAAATTGTATGTTTAAACTTAGTATTAAACAAATGTGAGATTCATACAAgggaaaatgtacagtatatacagaatTATAGAGAAGAAGACTTATCTCAGTAATGTTACTCACGTTTAAGGTTTCTACCAGCTAGCCGAGCATCCACAGCTGTAATATagacattaaaacacaaaaatgtttactgTTGTCAAATGGTCAATGATCTCTGTGCTTGTGATGTGTGTTACTTTGAAGGATCAACAAGTCAAAAcgatgaaatgaacatgaagcTCTGTGCAATGGATTTACCTCCAGATGACATTCCGACTATGATGAGGCTATTGTCAGTCGTACCGCCACTGCCGCTGCGGCTTTGCCTTGCAGCTTCTCCCCCAACCATCAATTTATCCAACGCCTCTTCCACAAGAGACAATCGGTTTTCCCGCACATTAAACTCAGACAGGTAATACGCAATAATGCCGTTATCACTGCCCTCACTGAAGGGAAGGGAAATGGAAGAAAAGGTGTATCAATAAATCAGTACAcccgaagttaactttgggccaggcgcGTGCATcagatgaaaccatctatagaaTCTTACATAAAAACTGAATATATACCAGGTACACAAGAGAACGTCTTAAATAAATGTTCCATTAAGTTTAACACAGAAGTGCATCACACTACAGGATGCTGCTAAATTTTAGCCTTTATAATTTATGAATTATTCAAATTACCTGAAACCTTGTACGCTGGATACAACATGGTATCTAGACAGCCACCCATTTTGCTTGTATATAGAAGTATATAACTATAAGATAACAAAAATAGATGCAAcagtgttaaaatgttttcatattccctgatagcacacatacatctcaGAGACGTTTCTTGGATGTGTCCGTTTACATATGCAAGACATATTTTGTTCTTCTGCTTATATGCAATACGTCTCTgagacattttttcatataGACAAGATGTCTGTTGGATGTTTGATATAGAATGCCTTTTCTAAGACGTTTTTCAGATTACgaagcagatgttttccagatctttagaaGTCATCTTATAGACGTACCCGTGCTATCAGGGTTAAGTGAGCAAAGGCCAGAAGGTAAAAGACAACATGATAAACAAAGAAGCATCACTAGTAGTATGATTTGGGAAGAATACAAAGATTGCATTATTAGTACACCATCTCACCTGTTTTGAGACTTTTGTGGCTAATTCTTTGTATTCAGTGCTGTTGTAGTTTTCATAAGCATCAGAGAAAGTCTGACTGGAGATGGTCAGATATCCACTGTACAGCTTTCTCACCTTCCCTGGTCTGACTGTTAAAATTGACATGCTGGGGTTAATGCACGGATGCTCAAGACTAACACAgggtttttttaaatgttaaagaacTTACAATGGAAATGCCAGACCAGCAGTCCGGTTACTAACGCAATGACTGCAATAGATGCGAGTACTATGGCCACGAGAGCCATGCGCGGTATTCTCCTCTTCTGCACCTTCTTTCCATCATACGCTGGCAGAAACTGCTCTGATAGACCTGAGGCTTCACCCTGCggataaacagaaaaacatgtcatGTTTGAGAGTCACGTGACTGTTATGTCAAGAGTCTTTATTACACTGTGTAACTACCCTGAGGAAAGTCTGTGCATGACTCAAGCATGATCAGAACCACCCTAAAAACAGGCTATTCTTCTCAAGCAGTTTAAATAAACTGGTATCGTGTTGTTGCAACCGTATTTTAACCCTGAACCAACACCTTGCTCCTGACGCTATCTACCCACCCTGATAAAGTATGCATTGGAAGAAGCATGTGTGGTCATGTGACTAAAGCTCAAGCTTTTCTAAGTATGAGggataaacaggttttgaagtTCTCAGTATTTCAATGCATATATTGTTTTGAGCATTGAGActcaaattaaatatgttttccaaatgtttaaactttaaCTTCTATTAACATGACAGTACAATGTTAATATAACCAGTCCAATCAATACAAAATATAGTACGCTTACATTAAATATGTACAGTAGTAACAAAACACCAGTGTGATACTGGTCTATATATCCCACAACGTAAAGTTTTTCAATTCTCCCATAAATGTATGTAGACCTCTTCCAGTTCAATGTATGATAATAATTTTGATCAATACATTTGACCACTGTCAAATGTACCGATCTTTACAGGACGTCCCATATCCACTTAATGTATGAAAACTGTCAATAAAACaacttattaaaaacaacataccGGAAGTTTTGGAGGGTATTTTTCCCCAGATGCGAGTGGTTCCATGTCACACGATGTTTATGTAGTAATCTTGATATATTGGCCGCTGTGATTCGCAGTGTGTTGCCGTGCTGTGTGTCATGCAGGCAGGCCGCCTATTGTCCTCACCTACACAGAAACTCACTGACGCGTCGTGCATACAGGTGTCTGCAGGACTCAACACATCTTAATAGAAAATCAGCACTTCCATCTTGTTTCTCTTCACATGCTACTATGTATTAAGCGAGGATGTCCCTGTTGATGTTgccatgcatttttttatgcatctgaaaacatgcacacattttATGAAAGACCGCAAAGGTAAACTTCGAATGTAGTTTCGAGCTGCTTACGCGCCGTCTATCTCAAGCATCACGTGAAGCACTTCCTGTATACAGTTGGGATACAGGTGTGTCGTGAAAAATAAAAGGTACAATACTTGCAAAtatcagtatttttttaattcgaTTAAGAGAATTTACGtgatttttgatttgttttgtgaacGTACTTTTGAACGTGTTAGTTTGTTCCaccaaaacatttacaacattgtGTTGTTAATAAATGTCAAGTTACCTCTAAGTTCActaaattcaaataaacatttctttaaaagaaagaaacaagagAGTTAACACCCCATAGATCTGCGCCAAAGCGTTACAACACATTAATTATTCAGATGTTCTGCTCACATGCCACCTGTccttttaaactgtaaacaaaGCTTCCCTTTAGAAATGATGTTTTCGTGATAGGTTGCTGACAGGCAAAGAGTCCTAATTCCCTTAATAAGTGGTTCAATTGGAGGGACTAAGTTGGTGCCTTTGGGATATTTATAGGTTGAATGATCTGCAAGATAAACCAGAACACAAAAGCGTTATTCTTCTGTTCTGTAAAGCTATCTTGTCGGTATTTAAAACCATATACAACCATTTCAAGAGGGAATGAATGGAACTTTTTTCATTCATTGTCATGCAATCACAATTTAGCTACagaatgtaaaaacattttgttaccAATACACTAAAAAgagtattcattttatttcaattattattaaaaacaaaacgttaaacttttttatttgtatatataaaaacgttttttttttgctttttaaaagcgTATATGAGTTTGAAGCGCCCCCCATCTGCCAcccccaacacacacatgaaaaaaatcCGTTTTGTTATTCCCTTTAAGTTTATGTTCCCTTTGGAGTCATTCaagttatattttaaatcagtCGATACATAATTGACATGCAAAATTGACATATCAAGTTAGTGCACAGAAATGAACAATAAATTAAGATGCaatgaatgattattttgataatcGAATAATCGGACGATTGTTTTATGTTTCGGATAAAAGGCTAAACAATTTTTAATTTGATCTTTtgcttataataaataaataaaaccccAAATAACGATATTTGTTGTATTCTTTGAAAAGTGAGTTTCGCTATAATCTATAATTTTGTCATGTAATACCTTTAATGAAAAAGCTTGTAAGgtatttcaacttttttaaatatcccAGGTAACAACCGAGTTGTAGCCCATTAGAGATGAGTGGGAATTttcattaaaccaaaaacatattcagttatacaatgctggaacatcattcttttggttggtggtcttattttttatgtttaatttcataaaatgtatgatcATTTTCTAGATTTCcttaaatgtcacaaaatctGTGGCTTCCTGGGCCTCCCAGGGACCACTGCCCGCAGTTTAAGAACCACTGGGTTAAGGACAGAAAACTTGAATTCTTTCATGACTTAGGCTAAATATTTACATCAGCACATACAGAATTTATATTGAACCAAACCAGAAATAAGTGCATTCGGATAGTATAGTTTTGATGTATATGATGTGCTAAGGAAACTGGTTGTTACTATTTAGAATTTCTCCATATACATTTAGGGATAAGTTTGCTTTTGAACAAATACACATTGGCTTATATCTCCAAGGAAAGTTTTAGTtttcacaaacataaaacacttGATAGACAGATGGataataaattattcatttaaatatcttaataaGATGATCAGGGAGCAATTTAGGAAAGACTTGAGTCAACTGTTCCCAAGTTATTTCCTTCCCTAAGCAATAAAATATTGTTGATgtgcaaaacaatgtttttcccTCTTACTCTACACAAGGGGACATTACTCTTGAGGCCAAGCAAAATTTGTTATATGTGAATAaacataaattgttttttgcaaTGAAAAAAAGTCATCATGTTTCACAATACTATGAAATCTATTGTAATTGCGATACACTAATGTGATATGATGAAATGATCAACTATTATGTTGACAACACATAATTCATATAATGTTTTGGGAAGTCATTCAGACATGTTATTGTCTAGATACTGTAACATGCATATCATTTCTGaaattttaaaacttaaaagtgGGTTCAGAATTTCAGAAACATTAAGATTTCTTAATTCAAGTCAAGtcaaaatgttttctgaattaataaaaaattatgagttaacataacaaaatatgtGTCACATCTTTTTTATGAGAACACAAATTTCGTCCTTGGATCCATTTAAGCACACAAGAAGTTGTTCATTGACAAATCGCTCTGAAACCAATTGAACCTTGAAATTGTAAACTGACAATATAATttactaataaaaatatattttttcaaaaagttttgtAACATCTTTCAtctttcatctttctctctttccctcatTCGTACAATCAGACCTGTCCCACGTGGTTCACATGTGGTGTATAGGAGTTAGGGCAGTTGTAAACTAATAGTTAGAGAGTCGGTCTcttgaccagaaggttgccggttcgattgtcagggccggcgggtaacgaatGAGGTAAGAGGAATGCACCTTAcacgggcgctgcagtgatggCTCCCCACTGCTCCGGATTTATGTGTGTAAATGACTTGCTGTGCATGCAATtaactactctctggatgggttaaaagcagaggtcacatttcgggtatggatCACCATGCCTGATAAATAGGTCACTATCACTGTATAagcaattttgttttgttgcatGAGTTTAAAGTCTACCATTTTGGGGTTTAAAATGGCGAGCACCTCCCTGGTGACCTTGATGCCCTTCTGCACTGGGTAGGCTTCATCCACTTTCTACACTCCTGTGCTTACCACATTCTGTGTGCCCCTGTAAATGCTATAAAAGTTCATGAGCACATTGCTGTCTGTTTAGAAGATCTGCAGCTGGAGTGGATGGGAGGTTGATGTCTGATTTCTTCCCTGTTAAAGAAGACACGTTTTTTGTCTGAGGTCTGTTGTGACTCTTAAACTTTTTCAGAAATGGACTCTTATACATGAAATCAAAGGATCTATAATTAATTTGACTTTTCCTCTTTTTTCTCCTTCAGCTTATGGCGGTGACTAATGACACAGTCACAGATGTGTCATTTTTGTATCAGCAAATCTTTAAATTAGAATTTGATGCTGTCACTACTACTAGAATTGTGGTGGCTGTGTTGATGCCTCTTTTCTTCATCTTTGTAAATTGTATCATGCTTTTTGCTCTAGGAAGCAAGTCTATCTTCTTTGAGACTCCACGCTACATTTTGTTCGGTCACATGCTTATAAATGATTCTGTACTTTTGTTGGTTACAAccgtcatgtatattatatctATTTCTTTCCTCAATATCAACAAAGCCTTGTGCACTCTTTTAGTTTTTATCTCCTACTGCACTTTCCGTAACGCTCCTCTGACACTTGCAATGATGTCTCTGGAGCGGTACGTGGCTATCTGTTTTCCTCTTAGGCACTGCAATATTGCCACACCAAAAAGGACCAGCATCGCTTTAGGACTCATCTGGATCCTTAGTAGCATAAATATTGCTATAGACATTATTATAGCATTAGTTGTCAATCCcaattatttaacagaaatattaTTATGCACGCATGAGAAACTGTACATAGCCAAATGGCAGATGGATAAACATCAAGGGTTTGatgttctttattttgtgtCTGTTGCTGTGGTCATTATTTTGACATACATTAGGATTCTGATCACAGCCAGGTCTGTCTCCTCTGATAAAGATTCATGTAAGAAAGCCCTCAAAACTGTTCTGTTGCATCTAATTCAGCTGGGTCTGTGTCTCTGCACTTTCCTCTATGCTACGATAGAGAGAACACTGTATATGATGTCAGGAAACAATCCTTCTCTCTTCATAATCCTCAGGTATCTGAGTTATCTCATTGTTCTTATACTGCCACGCTGTCTGAGCCCAATGATCTATGGTATGAGAGATGATGCCTTGTGgcctttattcaaatattttcttatttatcgTTCAGGGAAAGTAAAACCTTCTGTTAATATACATTAACGGCTTCCAGGAATATAAAACTATGTGCGACATAGTATAAAAAAGAATTGGTCTGTAATATTGTGtaaacttttctgaaaatgttgatgtataaaaatagagccattaagtttttattaaaagtttattattatatgtatatttttgtttggttgtagTTACATTTAACCTATTAGTTTACTTACCTAACTACTGCAGCTTTTCTAATAAGGTTTAAACTTTTCTTCTTCAACCAGCGTAACTTATTTGTTCGTTGTTTACTTTGCATGTTCTAATTATTGTTATTGACAGAACTGGTTCATAACACATATGTATTCACTGTTGTGTAGTTAATATAAAGCGTTCACAATGAAAATTAATTAATGaacgaaaaagaaaaaaatatcaaatttccAAAATAAGAGTCCTTGTGTTAAACGGAGGAAATAGTGAAAATGTGATATATTCATGGGACAGAATTCTCTGCCTGGGGGCCTATTATTAAGTAATCTTTTATAACCTCAGACTGATATCTGATCTAAAACCTGCTAACTCATAACATGCGTATTACATATATTAAGGCCTGACTATTTATGTTACATagagtttaaattatttttcattggtGAAAATGCAGATGTTGATCAGTTTTGTTTGCACTAGAAGGGGCAAAAAGAACGGATTAAGCTACAGAAACTTTGAAAGGACTTCTGCAAACCTGTGTTAAAGCCAACATTGTAGGATTctggctactgtagaaaaaggATGTGAAGAAAAATGAAGTAAATATACTTAATGTTAAATTTACAGATTTATTCATTAAGGTCAGATTTCCCTGGATCCATTGAAGCACACAAGGAGCTCATCACTGTCAAATCATGCTGGGATAACATAGATAATCATATTGAGTGTGTTTATATCACATTAAAACAtgcagttttaaatattttaattgcaacattaaatatatttacaatatattgtatatattgttaAATCGAAGGTACTTAATGCCCTCAACCAGCTGCATTTGTTTGTAACTTAGTTGGATGTTGTAATGTTATTGAACTCTTACATGCTTGACTGCAAAATGACCGCCCTCTCTCTTACAAAAGAAAACTTGACTAAACtaacagtgttaaaaaattGTTCCTAAGCAAGGTTAGACAAGGAACACTTgtgaaataatcttttttttcaaagtgttAATTTTACAAGTCTACTCTAGGCATAAATATGACATAGGCCTCCTGTATGTTATGTAATGTAACATTGAGACCAATTATTTAAAAGGTCACTACAGTGGGCAACCACAGTAGGCCTAtgcctaaaaataaaataaaaatgcatagtGTCCACTTAAGTGTACATGAAAATCTCTTTGAGTAAAAAAGGTGAACATCTGGTTTCTATTATAAAAGACCAGCACAAAACAAAGCTCAGACAAAGTTGtgtagtttttgtttttattatacataaGCAGTAGGTGatgtaatgcatttgtaaaacacaattaCTCCGAGTAAACTAGGCAATGTGAAAGCCATCTAGTGTGTAAAAcggttgtttgttttgtttttgtttaaaatggtaaTCATGAGCATGTCCTTTGTGCCCCTGATGCCCTTCTGTACTGGGCAGGTCTCACGCCCATGCCCTTGTGGTTACCACATTCTGTCTGCCACTGTGAATGGTATATAAGATTGCGAGCAGAATGTCTATATGTTTACAGGATCTGCAGCTGGAGTGGATGCAAGGTTTTTTGTCAGATTTTTCCATTGTTGAAAGagaacacatttgtgtttgaaGTCTGTTGtgagttttaaaatgattatataaaTGATTCATAAAATCAAAAGAGGCATGGACTTCACTGTTATTTGTTCTTATCagtgttatttttctttgttttctctttcagcTTATGGCGGCGACCAATGGCACAGTCACGGACACGTCTTTTATTTATCAGCAATTCTATCAATCAGACTCTGATGCCTTCAAAACTATTAAATTGATAGTGGTTGTGTTAATGTCTCTT encodes:
- the st14b gene encoding ST14 transmembrane serine protease matriptase b, whose product is MEPLASGEKYPPKLPGEASGLSEQFLPAYDGKKVQKRRIPRMALVAIVLASIAVIALVTGLLVWHFHFRPGKVRKLYSGYLTISSQTFSDAYENYNSTEYKELATKVSKQLYTSIYKQNGWLSRYHVVSSVQGFSEGSDNGIIAYYLSEFNVRENRLSLVEEALDKLMVGGEAARQSRSGSGGTTDNSLIIVGMSSGAVDARLAGRNLKRSTERLLHAHGNQTDSFRSPGFPESSYPSNLYKEWQIRADPEHRIRLDFDVLNLEKDCRNDFIKVYDSLAPTEKQVITEICGIRLPSERFIFMSSGNVMLVTLVTNEEKNFPGFRAFYSQVPGKIKECGGELTALSGTFTSPGFPSHYPPNIECVWNIEVPQGKHIKLKFNKFSIHTPEEKPLGCPTDYLELKYRICGEKPPKTVYSIKSNRATVKFHSDMSHVAEGFSGEFEAFEPADPCPGKFQCENDLCVSTNLQCDGYNDCGDMSDERGCLCNDTQIKCKNGFCKPRFWSCDGVNDCGDNTDEENCGKCKATYFTCRNGKCIYAQKECNGYNDCGDGSDESQCEKSIVVRCSDISYKCKNDQCISKLNPMCDGEKDCEDGSDEAECKCGIKPYKSSRIVGGKDSNEGEWPWQVSLHIKTKGHVCGASVISNRWLVTAAHCVQDNEKNRYSEPDQWEVYLGLHTQSETSKATLKSVTRIISHPRYDPISYDNDIALMELDSPVTLNMNVWPICLPEPTHDFQTGKAVWITGWGKLREEIESVAPVLQKAEVRIINVTVCSRLMDDGITPRMICAGVLSGGIDACQGDSGGPMSSAEENGRMFLAGVVSWGDGCGRKNKPGVYTRVTEYRNWIREMTGV
- the LOC130408411 gene encoding odorant receptor 131-2-like; protein product: MAVTNDTVTDVSFLYQQIFKLEFDAVTTTRIVVAVLMPLFFIFVNCIMLFALGSKSIFFETPRYILFGHMLINDSVLLLVTTVMYIISISFLNINKALCTLLVFISYCTFRNAPLTLAMMSLERYVAICFPLRHCNIATPKRTSIALGLIWILSSINIAIDIIIALVVNPNYLTEILLCTHEKLYIAKWQMDKHQGFDVLYFVSVAVVIILTYIRILITARSVSSDKDSCKKALKTVLLHLIQLGLCLCTFLYATIERTLYMMSGNNPSLFIILRYLSYLIVLILPRCLSPMIYGMRDDALWPLFKYFLIYRSGKVKPSVNIH